From Algoriphagus sp. NG3, the proteins below share one genomic window:
- the arfB gene encoding alternative ribosome rescue aminoacyl-tRNA hydrolase ArfB, giving the protein MYIKEMGIEERIKRGDFLSELQFVTSRSGGAGGQHVNKVESKVQLKFDIPNSRQLTEDEKALLLEKLKTKTDQEGIVQLQSQEKRSQIQNKELVIRKFEDMLRKAFYRKRIRKATKPGKGAIEKRLKSKKYQAEKKANRSWKV; this is encoded by the coding sequence ATGTATATCAAAGAGATGGGTATTGAAGAAAGAATAAAAAGAGGGGATTTTCTCAGTGAGCTGCAATTTGTTACTTCTAGGAGCGGTGGAGCTGGAGGACAACATGTGAATAAAGTGGAAAGTAAAGTGCAGCTGAAGTTTGATATACCAAATTCCAGACAACTGACAGAGGATGAAAAAGCACTGCTGCTGGAGAAATTAAAGACAAAGACAGATCAGGAAGGAATTGTACAGCTTCAGTCTCAGGAAAAGCGTTCTCAGATCCAAAATAAAGAACTCGTGATCCGGAAGTTTGAGGATATGCTTCGCAAAGCCTTCTATAGAAAGCGGATCAGAAAAGCCACTAAACCTGGAAAGGGGGCAATAGAAAAGCGGCTTAAATCAAAAAAATATCAAGCTGAGAAAAAAGCCAACCGGAGTTGGAAGGTATGA